The Aminithiophilus ramosus genome contains a region encoding:
- a CDS encoding NUDIX hydrolase — MAGQAQAVAAFVPLPPPLEACRLFCRDHFPFFSWPRGGESCRQSAVLVTLYPHEGTMRMILLVRPANLRRHPGQIGFPGGAREERDLAPVDTALREASEEIGLDRSKAEVLGLLPREFAYSSDFCIVPVLAWWPFEGGPVLRPDPVEVEALLTPSVNELGETPSLEWREERGRAFLYPVFPLGGRRLWGASARIALRFLRLLSRFGDGLSCPS, encoded by the coding sequence ATGGCGGGCCAGGCCCAGGCCGTCGCCGCCTTCGTCCCTCTTCCTCCGCCGCTTGAGGCCTGTCGCCTTTTCTGCCGGGATCATTTTCCCTTCTTCTCCTGGCCTCGGGGGGGAGAGTCCTGCCGTCAGAGCGCCGTCCTCGTCACCCTCTACCCGCATGAGGGAACGATGCGGATGATCCTCCTGGTCCGACCGGCCAACCTGCGTCGCCATCCTGGTCAGATCGGCTTTCCCGGAGGGGCTCGGGAGGAGAGGGACCTCGCTCCCGTCGACACGGCTCTCCGAGAGGCCTCCGAGGAGATCGGCCTCGATCGCTCGAAAGCGGAGGTTCTGGGCCTCCTCCCGCGCGAGTTTGCCTACAGCAGCGATTTCTGTATCGTCCCCGTCCTGGCCTGGTGGCCCTTCGAGGGGGGGCCGGTTCTTCGCCCCGATCCCGTCGAGGTCGAGGCTCTGCTGACGCCTTCGGTGAACGAACTGGGAGAGACGCCCAGCCTGGAATGGCGCGAGGAGAGGGGGAGGGCCTTTCTCTATCCCGTCTTTCCTCTGGGAGGGCGCCGTCTATGGGGAGCCTCGGCCCGGATAGCCCTGCGCTTTCTGCGCCTTCTCTCCCGCTTCGGAGACGGTCTCTCATGTCCCTCATAG
- the pyk gene encoding pyruvate kinase: MRKVKIVCTLGPACADLDIMRQMAESGMDVARFNFSHGSYEGHELNLSQIRHVESELGRPIATILDTKGPEIRSGLLREGRPVQLVQGKLFTLSVEDRVGDETGVSISYPELVQEVSVGQDIFIDDGTLHLRVEAMTGPDIFCRVIVGGELGERKGVNVPDAALSVPTLTAKDIEDIRWGVAHDMDYIAVSFVRSRDDIMDVRRVVEEFDGKIKIIAKIETKQAVAHLQEIAEVVDGMMVARGDLGVEMATEDVPLVQKRIIDVCRSQGKPVIVATQMLDSMIRNPRPTRAEASDVANAVLDGTDAVMLSGETAKGRYPVRAVEMMTRIVMRAEEELRIWQRGSSRSFGAVTVPDAVSHAATSIAEDMKARVIISLTRSGSTARMVSKFRPSCPVIAATPSLGTWREMALVWGVYSILKEEAPTAEEASQAALGSALDKGFVCEGDLVVITAGVPVGIPGTTNLVQVQTVGRILVKGLSLLKREASGHVCRALTAQEALEKVRPGDILVVPQTDRDFVPAMRKAAAIIAEDGGLTSHAAIVALELAIPCVVGAENALATLQDGMLVTVDGTRGVVYQGKVKLH; the protein is encoded by the coding sequence ATGAGGAAAGTTAAGATCGTCTGTACGCTGGGTCCCGCCTGCGCCGATCTGGATATCATGCGTCAGATGGCCGAGTCGGGCATGGATGTGGCCCGATTCAACTTCAGCCACGGCAGCTACGAGGGGCACGAGTTGAATTTGAGCCAGATCCGTCACGTCGAATCCGAGCTGGGCCGCCCCATCGCCACCATCCTCGACACCAAGGGTCCTGAGATCCGCTCCGGCCTCCTGCGGGAAGGACGGCCCGTTCAGCTCGTCCAGGGAAAGCTGTTCACCCTGTCCGTCGAGGATCGCGTCGGCGACGAGACGGGCGTCTCCATCAGCTACCCCGAGCTCGTTCAGGAGGTCTCCGTCGGCCAGGACATCTTCATCGACGACGGGACGCTCCATCTCCGCGTCGAAGCCATGACCGGTCCCGACATCTTCTGCCGCGTCATCGTCGGCGGCGAGCTCGGCGAGCGCAAGGGCGTCAACGTTCCCGACGCCGCCCTCTCCGTTCCGACCCTGACGGCCAAGGACATCGAGGATATCCGTTGGGGTGTGGCTCACGATATGGACTATATCGCCGTCTCCTTCGTCCGGAGTCGCGACGACATCATGGATGTCCGCCGTGTGGTGGAGGAGTTCGACGGCAAAATCAAAATCATCGCCAAAATCGAGACGAAGCAGGCCGTGGCCCATCTGCAGGAGATCGCCGAAGTGGTCGACGGGATGATGGTCGCCCGAGGCGACCTGGGCGTCGAGATGGCCACGGAGGACGTGCCTCTCGTCCAGAAGCGCATCATCGACGTCTGCCGCAGCCAGGGCAAGCCCGTCATCGTGGCCACCCAGATGCTCGACTCGATGATCCGCAATCCCCGTCCCACCCGGGCCGAGGCCAGCGACGTGGCCAACGCCGTTCTCGACGGCACCGACGCCGTCATGCTCTCGGGCGAGACGGCCAAGGGGCGTTATCCCGTCCGGGCCGTCGAAATGATGACGCGCATCGTCATGCGCGCCGAGGAGGAACTCCGCATCTGGCAGCGCGGCAGCAGCCGCTCCTTCGGGGCCGTAACCGTTCCCGACGCCGTCAGCCACGCCGCCACATCCATCGCCGAGGACATGAAAGCCCGCGTCATCATCTCCCTCACCCGCTCGGGGAGCACGGCCCGCATGGTGAGCAAGTTCCGTCCCTCCTGCCCCGTCATCGCCGCCACCCCCTCCTTGGGGACCTGGCGGGAGATGGCCCTCGTCTGGGGCGTCTATTCCATCCTTAAAGAGGAGGCCCCGACGGCCGAAGAGGCCAGCCAGGCCGCCCTGGGAAGCGCCCTCGACAAGGGCTTCGTCTGCGAGGGAGATCTCGTTGTCATCACGGCCGGCGTTCCCGTCGGCATTCCCGGCACGACCAATCTCGTCCAGGTTCAGACGGTGGGACGCATCCTCGTCAAGGGGCTTTCCCTCCTGAAGCGGGAGGCCTCGGGCCACGTCTGTCGCGCCCTGACGGCCCAGGAGGCCCTGGAAAAGGTCCGCCCCGGAGACATCCTCGTCGTCCCCCAGACGGACCGCGATTTCGTCCCTGCCATGCGCAAGGCGGCGGCCATCATCGCCGAAGACGGCGGTCTCACGAGCCACGCCGCCATCGTGGCCCTCGAGCTGGCCATCCCCTGCGTCGTCGGCGCCGAGAACGCCCTGGCGACGCTCCAGGACGGCATGCTCGTCACCGTCGACGGAACGCGGGGCGTCGTCTACCAGGGCAAGGTCAAGCTGCACTAG
- the mtrB gene encoding trp RNA-binding attenuation protein MtrB, with protein MKEGSERMDSISGDFVVVRALEDGVTVIGLTRGHETRFAHSEKLDEGEVWISQFTELTSAMKVRGRAEILTAHGLVVSGRSAKGGKRSHEES; from the coding sequence ATGAAAGAGGGATCGGAAAGGATGGATTCCATATCGGGCGATTTCGTCGTCGTCAGAGCTCTTGAAGATGGTGTCACCGTCATCGGACTCACGAGGGGCCATGAGACCCGTTTCGCCCATTCGGAGAAACTTGACGAGGGCGAGGTCTGGATCTCGCAGTTCACGGAGTTGACGTCGGCCATGAAGGTCCGGGGCCGGGCCGAAATTCTCACGGCCCACGGGCTTGTCGTCAGTGGACGTTCCGCCAAGGGAGGGAAGAGGAGCCATGAGGAAAGTTAA
- the dnaE gene encoding DNA polymerase III subunit alpha, whose protein sequence is MNHPFVHLHVHSEYSLLDGAIHCADLAAQAAAWEMPAVAVTDHGAMFGAVEHYEACRKVGVNPVIGCEIYVDPEGHRSRDKRGRNYHLCLWAADQEGYQNLIKLVSVANTDGFYYKPRIDHDLLASHSKGLIVGSACLAGEIPSLILEGDMEGATERALLYRDLVGQGNFYLEVMHNAIAEQALANRGLVEISRKTGIPLIATNDAHYLRKEDASWHDVLLCIQTNATVDEQNRFRFGSDDFYLRSPEEMWRLFGTELPEALTNTVEIGQRCRVELTFGQYLFPDFEIPQGETLESHLDRQAWEGLRSRFRDREVTEEYASRLEYELSVIKQMGFAGYFLIVADFINAAKNRDIPVGPGRGSAAGSLVAYAMRITEIDPLPHHLLFERFLNPERISMPDVDTDISDKGRDEVIRYVVEKYGKEKVSQIITFDRMKTKAAIRDVGRALAMPYGDVDRVAKLVTEGVKSVGEALEQSEDLRKLKGDDPAVARLLDIASRAEGIVRHCSQHAAGVVIAPGPLEEILPIKRLGDETIVTQYSMEPVEKLGLVKMDFLGLKNLSLIEGCLRNIEGNGKGKIDLLDVPLDDGKTFELLQKGDTMGVFQLESAGMRQLLKRLRPDSFADLVAVLALYRPGPLGSGMVDQYIERKHGRAPVQYLHPDLSDVLGETYGVVLYQEQIMQIAAKLAGYSLGEADLLRRAMGKKKIDVMAQQREKFVGGCESRGVAKAKAEEIFDIVQVFAGYGFNKSHSAAYALISYQTAYLKARFPVEFLAAFLSNQIGSKMDVLARYVKEVRNTGIEVLPPDVNESKADFTVVGEVIRFGLSAVSKVGGGAVEAILKGREERGPFRSLWDFLSKVDLRTVNRAVVENLIKAGAFSALPGNRRQMIEVLPGFIEMAQRRLADQNQGSLFSSVVPEAGEEPPFPSLDDFPPQEKLEMEFEAVGLYISGHPLDRYAARLNRLVNCPIAELPLWQSEDVPVVVGGLVSSVKERYTKRGDAMGVLEIEDTEGKIEVVSFPRSWPQVKGLVALGDVVIAKGRLQDRGSLSLIADAVLPLEVAEAETPPWLRIRFAPAQVEDRHIKEFFRELKGFPGRSPVLLEIVAPGGTALVGLRDVRVNVEAPLQERFDLLCQGAVEVL, encoded by the coding sequence ATGAACCATCCCTTCGTTCATCTGCATGTCCACAGCGAATACAGCCTCCTCGACGGAGCCATCCACTGTGCCGACCTGGCCGCTCAGGCCGCGGCCTGGGAGATGCCCGCCGTGGCCGTCACCGACCACGGCGCCATGTTCGGCGCCGTCGAGCATTACGAGGCCTGCCGGAAGGTAGGCGTCAATCCCGTCATCGGCTGTGAGATCTACGTCGATCCCGAGGGACACAGAAGCCGCGACAAAAGGGGGCGGAACTACCACCTCTGCCTGTGGGCCGCCGATCAGGAGGGGTACCAGAACCTGATCAAACTCGTCTCCGTGGCCAACACGGATGGGTTTTACTACAAGCCCCGCATCGATCACGATCTGTTGGCGAGCCATTCGAAGGGACTCATCGTCGGGTCGGCCTGCCTGGCCGGTGAGATTCCCTCGCTCATTCTGGAAGGCGACATGGAGGGGGCCACGGAGCGGGCTCTCCTTTACCGGGACCTCGTCGGCCAGGGGAATTTCTACCTCGAGGTGATGCACAACGCCATCGCCGAACAGGCCCTGGCCAACAGGGGGCTTGTGGAGATCTCGCGCAAGACCGGTATCCCCCTCATCGCCACCAACGATGCCCACTACCTGAGGAAAGAGGACGCCTCCTGGCACGATGTCCTCCTCTGCATTCAGACCAACGCCACCGTCGACGAGCAGAATCGCTTCCGATTCGGAAGCGACGACTTCTACCTCCGCTCGCCCGAGGAGATGTGGCGTCTTTTCGGGACCGAACTCCCCGAGGCGCTGACGAACACCGTCGAGATCGGCCAGCGGTGTCGTGTCGAACTGACTTTCGGTCAGTATCTCTTTCCCGACTTCGAAATTCCCCAGGGGGAGACGCTCGAGTCCCACCTCGACCGCCAGGCATGGGAAGGTCTCCGGTCCCGCTTCCGCGATCGGGAGGTCACGGAGGAATATGCCTCCCGCCTCGAGTACGAGCTTTCCGTCATCAAACAGATGGGTTTCGCCGGCTACTTCCTCATCGTCGCCGACTTCATCAACGCCGCGAAAAACCGCGATATTCCCGTCGGCCCCGGTCGAGGTTCGGCGGCGGGGTCCCTCGTCGCCTACGCCATGAGGATCACCGAGATCGATCCGCTTCCTCATCATCTTCTCTTCGAGCGTTTTCTCAACCCCGAGAGGATCTCCATGCCCGACGTGGACACGGATATTTCCGACAAGGGGCGCGACGAGGTTATCCGCTACGTCGTCGAAAAGTACGGCAAGGAGAAGGTCTCTCAGATCATCACCTTCGACCGGATGAAGACCAAGGCCGCCATCCGCGACGTGGGGCGGGCCCTGGCCATGCCGTACGGCGACGTGGACCGGGTGGCCAAACTCGTCACGGAGGGGGTCAAGTCCGTCGGCGAAGCGCTGGAACAGTCCGAGGATCTGAGAAAACTCAAAGGGGACGATCCCGCCGTCGCCAGGCTCCTCGACATCGCCTCCCGCGCCGAAGGGATCGTCCGCCACTGTTCTCAGCACGCCGCCGGAGTCGTCATCGCCCCGGGTCCTCTGGAGGAGATCCTTCCCATCAAGCGGCTGGGCGACGAGACGATCGTCACCCAGTATTCGATGGAGCCCGTCGAGAAGCTGGGCCTCGTCAAAATGGACTTCCTCGGATTGAAGAATCTCTCTCTCATCGAGGGCTGTCTGCGCAACATCGAGGGCAACGGCAAGGGAAAGATCGATCTCCTCGACGTGCCTCTCGACGACGGAAAAACCTTCGAGCTCCTCCAGAAAGGCGATACGATGGGCGTCTTCCAGCTCGAATCGGCGGGGATGCGTCAGCTTCTCAAACGCCTTCGGCCCGACAGCTTCGCCGACCTCGTCGCCGTGTTGGCTCTCTACCGCCCCGGTCCTCTGGGGAGCGGCATGGTCGATCAGTACATCGAGCGCAAACACGGTCGGGCTCCCGTCCAGTATCTTCATCCCGACCTCTCCGACGTCCTGGGTGAGACTTACGGCGTCGTTCTCTATCAGGAACAGATCATGCAGATCGCCGCCAAGCTGGCCGGCTACAGCCTGGGCGAGGCCGATCTGCTTCGGCGGGCCATGGGCAAGAAAAAGATCGACGTCATGGCCCAGCAGAGGGAGAAATTCGTCGGCGGCTGCGAGTCCCGCGGCGTGGCCAAGGCCAAGGCCGAGGAGATCTTCGATATCGTCCAGGTCTTTGCCGGCTACGGCTTCAACAAGTCTCACAGCGCCGCCTACGCTCTCATCAGCTACCAGACGGCCTATCTCAAGGCCCGTTTCCCCGTCGAATTCCTGGCGGCCTTCCTCTCCAACCAGATCGGCTCCAAGATGGATGTCCTGGCCCGTTACGTCAAAGAGGTTCGCAACACGGGCATCGAAGTCCTTCCTCCCGACGTCAACGAATCGAAGGCCGACTTCACCGTCGTGGGCGAGGTGATCCGTTTCGGCCTCTCGGCCGTCTCCAAAGTGGGAGGAGGGGCTGTCGAGGCCATTCTGAAGGGCCGGGAGGAACGGGGGCCTTTCCGCTCCCTCTGGGATTTTCTCTCCAAAGTCGACCTGAGGACCGTCAATCGGGCCGTCGTCGAAAACCTCATCAAGGCCGGCGCCTTTTCGGCTCTTCCCGGCAATCGCCGTCAGATGATTGAGGTCCTTCCGGGGTTCATCGAAATGGCTCAGCGGCGGTTGGCCGACCAGAATCAGGGGTCCCTCTTTTCCTCCGTGGTCCCCGAGGCTGGCGAGGAGCCCCCCTTTCCGTCTCTCGACGACTTTCCCCCCCAGGAGAAGCTCGAGATGGAGTTCGAGGCCGTAGGTCTCTACATCTCCGGTCACCCTCTCGACCGTTACGCGGCGAGATTGAACCGCCTCGTCAACTGTCCCATCGCGGAACTGCCTCTCTGGCAGTCCGAGGATGTTCCCGTCGTTGTCGGAGGATTAGTCTCTTCGGTCAAGGAAAGATATACTAAAAGAGGGGATGCCATGGGAGTCCTCGAAATCGAGGATACGGAGGGCAAGATCGAAGTCGTCTCCTTCCCCCGTTCCTGGCCCCAGGTCAAGGGGCTCGTCGCCCTCGGCGATGTCGTCATCGCCAAGGGGCGCCTTCAGGATCGCGGCTCGCTTAGCCTCATCGCCGATGCCGTTCTGCCCCTCGAGGTCGCCGAGGCGGAGACGCCGCCCTGGCTGCGGATCCGATTCGCCCCGGCCCAGGTCGAGGACCGCCACATCAAGGAATTTTTCCGCGAGCTCAAGGGTTTTCCGGGACGGTCTCCCGTGTTGCTCGAAATCGTCGCTCCCGGCGGCACGGCCCTCGTGGGGCTCCGTGACGTCCGTGTCAACGTCGAGGCTCCTCTGCAGGAACGGTTCGATCTTCTCTGCCAGGGCGCTGTCGAGGTCCTATAG
- the dnaX gene encoding DNA polymerase III subunit gamma/tau, giving the protein MYLSLYRRYRPQFFADVVGQEPAVAVLVRGLLSGRTGQAYLFSGPRGSGKTTLARLLAKAVNCSERKGGAEPCGHCRSCLSITDGESLDVMEIDGASNNGVEEVRELKAKVALAPFASPVKVYIIDEVHMLSMAAFNALLKTLEEPPEQVLFILATTEPQKVPVTIRSRCQHIPFRRIAVAGILERLRRVCDEEETPYEEEALWEIARQADGALRDALSLLEQALSFGEGRLSLAALRALSGGGTRVDLERWVSLLPERPGEADRELREMIASGVSPERLLDGAFLLFRDLWVCRNWGGEVLAELDLAPPEREYLLEEASRWSAERLWRAMRLCQELMGRARLGLRGDVLAGLLSVSLAESGRTSVGLPRSSEEKGSGEMPGSGRKGAMAPPDVPRSSASASGPFPPPFPANFGPEREGLRSDPDRSGAERALSPSLPEIGPSEPSSERTTAETGAPGTFEALRERLGRRDPVLAASLLHCRVDLREGILEISVPREEPFPFSVLTAPRGLCQLALAAKEAGFGEGCLKVGDEIRPLVVQEADEGDEARPFLIPQDRRRRSDEGERAAESPQAEGAPSPRRSESALESQVERVLRWTSGDLLVLRAEAAAESEEKPLVAQESLDEEELQE; this is encoded by the coding sequence ATGTACCTATCCCTTTATCGACGTTATCGTCCCCAGTTTTTCGCCGACGTCGTCGGCCAGGAACCGGCCGTCGCCGTCCTCGTCCGAGGGCTCCTTTCGGGCAGGACGGGACAGGCCTACCTCTTCTCGGGACCGAGAGGGAGCGGCAAGACGACTCTCGCCCGGCTTCTGGCCAAGGCCGTCAACTGTTCCGAGAGGAAGGGCGGGGCGGAGCCCTGCGGGCATTGCCGGAGCTGTCTTTCCATCACCGACGGAGAGAGCCTCGACGTGATGGAAATCGACGGCGCCTCCAACAACGGCGTCGAGGAGGTGCGGGAGCTTAAGGCCAAGGTGGCTCTGGCTCCCTTTGCCTCGCCCGTCAAGGTCTATATCATCGACGAGGTCCACATGCTCTCCATGGCCGCTTTCAACGCCCTTCTCAAGACCCTTGAAGAACCTCCGGAACAGGTCCTTTTCATCTTGGCCACCACGGAGCCGCAGAAAGTCCCGGTGACGATCCGTTCCCGCTGTCAGCACATTCCCTTCCGGCGCATCGCCGTGGCGGGCATTCTGGAGCGACTTCGCCGCGTCTGCGACGAGGAGGAGACCCCTTATGAGGAGGAGGCCCTCTGGGAGATCGCCCGTCAGGCCGACGGTGCCCTCCGCGATGCCCTCTCCCTTCTGGAACAGGCCCTTTCTTTCGGAGAAGGGCGCCTGTCTTTGGCGGCCCTGCGGGCCCTTTCCGGCGGCGGCACGCGCGTCGATCTCGAGCGTTGGGTCTCCCTTCTCCCCGAAAGGCCCGGCGAGGCCGACAGAGAACTCCGGGAGATGATTGCCTCCGGCGTCTCACCGGAGCGCCTCCTCGACGGGGCCTTCCTTCTCTTCCGCGATCTCTGGGTCTGTCGGAACTGGGGAGGCGAGGTCCTGGCCGAGCTCGATCTGGCCCCTCCCGAGAGGGAATATCTTCTCGAAGAGGCGTCGCGATGGTCGGCGGAGCGGCTCTGGAGGGCCATGAGACTCTGTCAGGAGCTCATGGGGAGGGCGCGGCTGGGGCTTCGCGGCGACGTCCTCGCCGGCCTGCTTTCCGTTTCCCTCGCCGAGAGCGGCAGGACCTCGGTCGGCCTGCCCCGGTCGTCGGAGGAAAAGGGAAGCGGCGAAATGCCCGGATCCGGGAGGAAAGGGGCTATGGCCCCTCCCGATGTCCCTCGCTCGTCGGCCTCGGCGTCCGGGCCCTTTCCGCCCCCTTTTCCGGCGAATTTCGGTCCGGAGCGGGAGGGGCTCCGATCCGACCCGGATCGGAGCGGGGCCGAGCGGGCGCTCTCCCCTTCGTTGCCGGAGATCGGTCCCTCCGAGCCCTCTTCGGAAAGGACGACGGCCGAGACGGGAGCACCCGGCACGTTCGAGGCTCTCAGGGAAAGACTGGGCCGCCGCGATCCCGTTCTGGCCGCCTCTCTGCTTCACTGTCGCGTCGATCTTCGCGAGGGGATCCTGGAGATCTCCGTCCCCAGAGAGGAACCCTTTCCCTTTTCCGTCCTCACCGCGCCTCGCGGCCTCTGTCAACTGGCCCTCGCCGCGAAGGAGGCGGGCTTCGGCGAGGGCTGTCTCAAAGTCGGCGACGAGATTCGCCCCCTCGTCGTCCAGGAGGCCGACGAGGGCGACGAGGCGCGTCCTTTCCTCATCCCCCAGGATCGACGGAGACGATCCGACGAGGGGGAACGGGCCGCCGAGTCTCCCCAGGCGGAGGGGGCTCCGTCGCCGCGGAGGTCGGAATCCGCTTTGGAATCCCAGGTCGAGCGCGTTCTTCGTTGGACGAGCGGCGACCTTCTCGTCCTGAGGGCCGAGGCGGCGGCCGAATCGGAGGAAAAGCCGCTCGTCGCCCAAGAGAGCCTTGATGAGGAGGAGCTTCAGGAATGA
- a CDS encoding M48 family metalloprotease, producing MRDAVPKGLCVALLALAFLAAGVAVATPAFAEEITERELALGRKTALQVEERWPRLDDPLRTARLDMILSRLVPHAERALPFEVRLVEADDLNAFSLSGGILFVTEGMLSFVKSDAELAGLLAHEMAHAERRHVLVQVARNERLSVLGLAVTLATGGTMGAFLAANLVQVAVMNAYSRDLEEEADRRGLDLVVEAGYPPAGMVTLLERLQEEQLRRPWVDPGIYQSHPDYRDRIAYLVSTIRSRGWPLHRKEALNLLRPTLVEEGESLLLCLDGEEICRTTGDRTKLESLARSLRRWLQLETVPYEIRTGRTSQGDPFLMLGNNRIPLPLAVDPEAFRRRLIEGLARAKSLHPIADYLL from the coding sequence ATGAGAGATGCGGTGCCGAAAGGGTTGTGTGTGGCCCTTCTGGCTCTGGCTTTTCTTGCGGCGGGGGTGGCGGTTGCCACCCCCGCCTTTGCTGAGGAGATCACCGAGCGGGAGCTGGCCCTTGGCAGGAAGACGGCCCTTCAGGTCGAGGAGCGTTGGCCCCGCCTCGACGATCCCCTCAGGACGGCCCGCCTGGACATGATCCTGTCCAGGCTCGTCCCTCATGCCGAGAGAGCCCTTCCCTTCGAAGTCCGTCTCGTCGAGGCCGATGACCTCAACGCTTTTTCCCTCTCGGGAGGGATCCTCTTCGTCACCGAGGGGATGCTCTCCTTCGTCAAAAGCGATGCCGAGCTGGCCGGTCTTCTGGCTCACGAGATGGCCCATGCCGAAAGAAGACACGTTCTCGTCCAGGTGGCCCGCAACGAGCGTCTTTCCGTCCTGGGCCTGGCCGTGACGCTTGCCACGGGGGGGACGATGGGAGCGTTCCTGGCGGCCAACCTCGTCCAGGTCGCCGTCATGAACGCCTACAGCCGCGATCTGGAAGAGGAGGCCGACCGGCGGGGACTTGATCTCGTCGTCGAGGCGGGGTATCCTCCTGCGGGCATGGTCACCCTTCTGGAAAGGCTTCAGGAGGAACAGCTCCGTCGTCCCTGGGTCGATCCCGGCATCTATCAGAGTCACCCCGACTATCGCGACCGCATCGCCTATCTCGTGTCGACCATCCGAAGCCGTGGCTGGCCCCTCCACCGCAAGGAGGCCCTCAATCTGCTCCGCCCGACTCTCGTCGAGGAGGGGGAGTCCCTCCTCCTCTGCCTCGACGGAGAGGAGATCTGCCGCACGACCGGCGACAGGACAAAGCTGGAATCTCTGGCCCGGTCCCTGCGCCGGTGGCTTCAGCTGGAGACGGTTCCCTATGAGATTCGGACGGGAAGGACGAGTCAGGGAGATCCCTTCCTGATGCTGGGCAACAATCGGATTCCCCTCCCTCTCGCCGTCGATCCAGAGGCCTTTCGCCGCCGTCTCATCGAAGGGCTCGCTCGGGCCAAAAGCCTTCATCCCATCGCCGACTATCTTCTGTGA
- the flgN gene encoding flagellar export chaperone FlgN → MPDDLERRLDELVRQEAALYEELDHLLLQEEKTVVEGDMEALLLCLQEKQSVISRQQLLREEWDRQCRAMGCKGSPGEMSFWENLSDVLGEAGYNGLVTSIRTIRDAVARLLEREEKVQKLLEGQIKELRSQLLQLQKGKAAFIGYAKAGSLGPMKGDGMRR, encoded by the coding sequence TTGCCGGATGACCTCGAGAGGCGACTCGACGAGCTGGTCCGGCAGGAGGCGGCCCTCTACGAGGAGCTCGACCATCTGCTCCTGCAGGAGGAGAAGACCGTCGTAGAGGGGGACATGGAGGCCCTTCTCCTCTGCCTTCAGGAGAAACAGAGCGTCATTTCCCGCCAGCAGCTTCTCCGCGAGGAGTGGGATCGTCAGTGCCGGGCCATGGGCTGCAAGGGAAGTCCGGGAGAGATGTCCTTTTGGGAAAACCTCTCCGACGTCTTGGGCGAAGCGGGGTATAATGGTCTCGTGACGTCCATCAGGACCATCCGAGATGCCGTTGCCCGCCTCCTGGAGCGCGAGGAGAAGGTACAGAAGCTCCTCGAAGGACAGATCAAAGAGCTGCGGAGCCAGCTCCTCCAGCTTCAGAAGGGAAAGGCGGCCTTTATCGGCTACGCCAAGGCGGGATCCTTGGGCCCCATGAAAGGGGACGGGATGCGACGATGA
- the fliS gene encoding flagellar export chaperone FliS codes for MEERLSAQDNRRSRAQETYRINQVQTASREQLLLLTYDIGIRACFSAERAMEENDAERVNDELKRGQAVIRELMVTLRPEVAGEVGVSLMALYEFMHGQLVEANVARDRDKIVVVRQMLEELRSTWQEAIAALQAQQRASEAQPQMQAGGLNFAG; via the coding sequence ATGGAAGAACGACTGTCGGCTCAGGACAACCGCCGGTCTCGGGCGCAGGAGACCTATCGTATCAATCAGGTGCAGACGGCCTCTCGCGAGCAGCTTCTCCTGCTGACCTACGATATAGGCATTCGAGCCTGTTTCTCGGCCGAGCGGGCCATGGAAGAGAACGATGCCGAGAGAGTCAACGACGAACTCAAACGCGGTCAGGCCGTGATCAGAGAGCTGATGGTGACCCTCCGTCCCGAGGTCGCCGGCGAGGTGGGGGTGTCTCTCATGGCCCTTTACGAATTCATGCACGGCCAGCTCGTCGAGGCCAACGTCGCCAGGGATCGCGACAAGATCGTCGTCGTCCGTCAGATGCTCGAAGAGCTTCGTTCCACTTGGCAGGAGGCCATCGCCGCTCTTCAGGCCCAACAGCGGGCATCTGAGGCCCAACCTCAGATGCAGGCGGGAGGGTTGAACTTTGCCGGATGA
- a CDS encoding arsenate reductase/protein-tyrosine-phosphatase family protein — protein MERLLFVCGGNTCRSPMAAALADAMLRRRGMDGRWEVASAGVAAFAGDEATPLARSVVARRGLSLEGHRSRPLSAYDVEMARLVLTMTLAQRDALRRLYPEFRERIFLLSEAAGRTLSGQERESEAGGGPSPLLEIEDPFGGDGADYEDAAALLEELIDRLLMTIADP, from the coding sequence ATGGAGAGGCTTCTCTTCGTCTGTGGCGGCAACACCTGCCGCAGCCCCATGGCTGCCGCCCTTGCCGACGCGATGCTGAGAAGGCGGGGAATGGACGGGCGATGGGAGGTCGCCTCGGCTGGCGTCGCCGCTTTCGCCGGCGACGAGGCCACGCCTCTGGCCCGCTCCGTCGTGGCCCGCAGGGGACTGAGTCTGGAGGGGCACCGCTCCCGCCCCCTGTCCGCCTACGACGTGGAGATGGCCCGTCTCGTCCTGACGATGACCCTCGCGCAGCGCGACGCCCTGCGCCGTCTCTATCCCGAGTTCCGGGAGAGAATCTTCCTTTTGTCCGAGGCGGCCGGACGGACACTCTCGGGGCAGGAGAGAGAGTCGGAGGCCGGAGGCGGTCCCTCTCCCCTCCTGGAGATCGAAGATCCCTTCGGCGGCGATGGGGCCGACTATGAGGATGCCGCCGCCCTGCTGGAGGAACTCATCGATCGTCTTCTGATGACGATCGCCGACCCGTAA